In a single window of the Gossypium hirsutum isolate 1008001.06 chromosome A13, Gossypium_hirsutum_v2.1, whole genome shotgun sequence genome:
- the LOC107895106 gene encoding tetratricopeptide repeat domain-containing protein PYG7, chloroplastic isoform X1 → MLLQTTISSRPLYQRHACFSATHQLPLYYSFLASASLNFTRKNLFFQAIVRCSREPALKNTGAGNGVNDTKFLNLQMFQKGMAAKSFTSSRFDESLKNHLAMVDDLNVKKPLSVVSAFLFGQALRLISAQLANASEITSGDAVYEIGELFELGIQLSYLLLLLGLLGVGTFFVIRQVLVRRELDLSAKELQEQVRSGDASATELFELGAVMLRRKFYPAANKFLLQAIEKWDGDDQDLAQVYNALGVSYVRDGKLEKGINQFETAVKIQPGYVTAWNNLGDAYEKKKDYKSALKAFEEVLLFDPNNKIARPRRDALKDRVEMYKGVPIKSKDR, encoded by the exons atgcttCTCCAAACTACAATCTCATCTCGGCCTTTATATCAACGGCATGCGTGCTTCTCAGCAACCCACCAGCTTCCTCTTTATTACTCTTTCCTCGCATCTGCTTCTCTCAACTTCACCCGCAAAAACCTCTTCTTCCAG GCCATTGTTCGGTGCTCTCGTGAACCAGCTTTGAAAAACACAGGGGCAGGCAATGGAGTGAATGACACTAAATTTCTCAACCTACAG ATGTTTCAAAAGGGAATGGCAGCAAAATCTTTTACGTCATCACGCTTTGATG AATCCTTGAAGAATCATCTAGCTATGGTTGATGACTTAAATGTGAAGAAGCCATTGAGTGTGGTGTCTGCTTTCCTCTTTGGTCAAGCATTGCGGTTGATTTCTGCCCAACTAGCAAACGCAAGTGAAATTACTAGCGGAGATGCCGTTTACGAGATTGGAGAGTTATTTGAGTTAGGAATCCAGCTATCTTATCTACTTTTACTATTAGGTTTACTTGGGGTTGGGACCTTCTTTGTAATCCGTCAAGTACTTGTACGGAGAGAACTTGACCTTTCTGCCAAAGAATTGCAG gAGCAAGTCAGAAGTGGAGATGCCAGTGCAACAGAGCTTTTTGAGCTAGGTGCCGTTATGTTGAGAAGGAAATTTTACCCAGCTGCAAATAAATTTTTGCTTCAGGCAATCGAAAAATGGGATGGAGATGATCAAGATCTTGCCCAG GTTTACAATGCCCTTGGTGTCAGTTACGTTCGGGATGGGAAGCTTGAGAAAGGAATCAATCAATTTGAAACTGCTGTGAAGATTCAACCAGGATATGTCACAGCTTGGAACAATCTTGGCGATGCATATGAGAAGAAAAAAGACTACAAGTCTGCACTGAAAGCATTTGAAGAAGTATTGCTTTTCGATCCTAATAATAAGATAGCACGCCCAAGGCGAGACGCATTGAAGGATCGTGTAGAAATGTACAAAGGAGTTCCTATCAAATCAAAAGACAGATGA
- the LOC107895106 gene encoding tetratricopeptide repeat domain-containing protein PYG7, chloroplastic isoform X2, which translates to MTLNFSTYRQMFQKGMAAKSFTSSRFDESLKNHLAMVDDLNVKKPLSVVSAFLFGQALRLISAQLANASEITSGDAVYEIGELFELGIQLSYLLLLLGLLGVGTFFVIRQVLVRRELDLSAKELQEQVRSGDASATELFELGAVMLRRKFYPAANKFLLQAIEKWDGDDQDLAQVYNALGVSYVRDGKLEKGINQFETAVKIQPGYVTAWNNLGDAYEKKKDYKSALKAFEEVLLFDPNNKIARPRRDALKDRVEMYKGVPIKSKDR; encoded by the exons ATGACACTAAATTTCTCAACCTACAG GCAGATGTTTCAAAAGGGAATGGCAGCAAAATCTTTTACGTCATCACGCTTTGATG AATCCTTGAAGAATCATCTAGCTATGGTTGATGACTTAAATGTGAAGAAGCCATTGAGTGTGGTGTCTGCTTTCCTCTTTGGTCAAGCATTGCGGTTGATTTCTGCCCAACTAGCAAACGCAAGTGAAATTACTAGCGGAGATGCCGTTTACGAGATTGGAGAGTTATTTGAGTTAGGAATCCAGCTATCTTATCTACTTTTACTATTAGGTTTACTTGGGGTTGGGACCTTCTTTGTAATCCGTCAAGTACTTGTACGGAGAGAACTTGACCTTTCTGCCAAAGAATTGCAG gAGCAAGTCAGAAGTGGAGATGCCAGTGCAACAGAGCTTTTTGAGCTAGGTGCCGTTATGTTGAGAAGGAAATTTTACCCAGCTGCAAATAAATTTTTGCTTCAGGCAATCGAAAAATGGGATGGAGATGATCAAGATCTTGCCCAG GTTTACAATGCCCTTGGTGTCAGTTACGTTCGGGATGGGAAGCTTGAGAAAGGAATCAATCAATTTGAAACTGCTGTGAAGATTCAACCAGGATATGTCACAGCTTGGAACAATCTTGGCGATGCATATGAGAAGAAAAAAGACTACAAGTCTGCACTGAAAGCATTTGAAGAAGTATTGCTTTTCGATCCTAATAATAAGATAGCACGCCCAAGGCGAGACGCATTGAAGGATCGTGTAGAAATGTACAAAGGAGTTCCTATCAAATCAAAAGACAGATGA
- the LOC107895105 gene encoding sucrose transport protein SUC8 gives METGQTVTPIPLWNIVVISAIAAGIQFGWALQLSLLTPYVQTLGVPHVWAAFIWLCGPISGLVVQPIVGYSSDRCTSRIGRRRPFIAVGACFVAVAVFMIGFAKDIGHRSGDSLQNPTKPRAVAIFVTGFWILDVANNMLQGPCRAFLADLSSNDHKRMRIANAWFSFFMAVGNVLGYAAGSFSDLHKLLPFTQTTACDVYCANLKTCFIIDIVFLLSITITAITTVKETPITRKEAGDEEDNEGRSSGRPFFAELVMAFKTLKKPMWILLLVTCLNWMAWFPFLLYDTDWMGAEVYGGKVKGSASQQKLYDEGVRAGALGLMINSIVLAFASLGLEPVSRLIGGVKNMWGVVNLILAACLAGTVWITKVAEAWRGEHGPQILTPPPTRIKTSALALFGLLGIPLAVTFSIPFALASIYCSEEGGGQGLSLGVLNLSIVIPQMIISVISGPIDAAFGGGNLPAFVLGSILAAISALLAIFALPNPKTQLSLNSTGMAGAH, from the exons ATGGAGACAGGTCAAACCGTAACCCCGATCCCGCTATGGAATATTGTGGTGATTTCAGCCATTGCCGCCGGGATCCAATTCGGATGGGCTCTGCAACTTTCTCTTCTAACCCCTTATGTCCAAACCCTTGGTGTTCCTCACGTCTGGGCTGCTTTCATTTGGCTTTGTGGTCCCATCTCCGGCCTCGTCGTTCAACCCATTGTAGGCTACAGCAGTGACCGTTGTACCTCTCGCATCGGTCGTCGCCGACCCTTCATTGCTGTTGGAGCTTGTTTCGTTGCCGTCGCTGTTTTCATGATTGGCTTCGCCAAAGACATCGGTCACCGATCTGGTGATTCACTGCAAAATCCCACAAAGCCTAGGGCCGTTGCCATCTTCGTTACAGGTTTTTGGATCCTCGATGTGGCTAACAACATGTTACAAGGTCCATGCCGCGCTTTCTTGGCTGACCTTTCGTCGAATGATCATAAAAGAATGAGGATCGCCAATGCGTGGTTCTCGTTTTTCATGGCTGTTGGCAACGTTTTAGGTTATGCAGCTGGTTCCTTCTCAGATCTCCACAAGCTCCTACCCTTCACACAAACAACCGCCTGTGATGTTTACTGTGCAAACCTCAAAACTTGTTTCATAATTGACATTGTTTTCCTCCTGTCTATCACAATAACCGCCATTACCACCGTGAAAGAGACACCAATAACAAGAAAGGAAGCTGGAGACGAAGAGGACAACGAAGGAAGGTCATCGGGGCGGCCTTTCTTTGCGGAGTTAGTGATGGCATTCAAGACCCTGAAAAAACCAATGTGGATCTTGCTTCTGGTGACATGCCTTAATTGGATGGCATGGTTTCCATTCTTGTTGTACGACACTGACTGGATGGGGGCGGAAGTATACGGAGGGAAAGTGAAGGGGAGTGCAAGCCAACAAAAATTGTACGACGAGGGAGTGCGTGCGGGTGCGTTGGGTCTAATGATAAACTCCATAGTGTTGGCGTTCGCGTCGTTGGGGTTAGAGCCTGTGAGCCGGTTGATAGGTGGAGTGAAGAACATGTGGGGGGTGGTGAACTTGATATTGGCAGCATGCTTGGCGGGGACGGTGTGGATCACCAAGGTGGCGGAGGCATGGAGGGGTGAACATGGACCACAAATCTTGACCCCTCCACCAACCAGAATCAAAACCTCTGCCTTGGCTTTGTTTGGGTTGTTGGGTATTCCACTTGCG GTAACATTTAGCATTCCATTCGCATTGGCATCCATCTATTGCTCTGAAGAAGGTGGCGGTCAAG GTCTGTCTTTGGGAGTACTAAACTTGTCTATAGTTATCCCACAG ATGATTATATCAGTGATTAGTGGACCGATAGATGCAGCATTTGGTGGCGGAAACTTACCAGCCTTTGTATTGGGGTCTATTTTGGCTGCCATTAGTGCTTTATTGGCAATATTTGCACTTCCCAATCCCAAAACACAACTCTCTCTCAACTCAACCGGAATGGCTGGAGCCCATTGA